Genomic window (Rosa chinensis cultivar Old Blush chromosome 6, RchiOBHm-V2, whole genome shotgun sequence):
TTTGTCATTCGaatagggttatttttgtcccgcagggtttttgttacctggcaaggttttagtgaggcaacgatcaaagcgtcatcaccaagttagagtggcacaagggggagtgttgaaggaagtcgacatcatgtgtgcctcttcaaattagggtttagttaTAGAGTTCTAATAGGAGAAAGTTCTAAATTTCCTAATtgtattcagattctattaccttgtatgtactctgtaaatccttatataaatggctcctattatcaataatagaacacacatttctctcatcaatctctctcaaaatatctcatacttaAACAGTATTGTATTAATCTCGTATGTGTGTGTATACGACCTGAAATATATACGATAACATTGTATTAAGTTGATTTGTGGATAATGTTAAGACTAAAGACGACCCATATTTTTCATATTACCAAGACCGATTGTGAAAACAGTTTTACACCCAAGATGATGATTAAGCTTAGGCATGTTTTTGGTAGAGCGCAACACAAACGGATGATATTCACACTTACCAAGACAACACTAAAAGTTTAAAACGATAAAAATGTGGAGTCCTTTTCGTGGCAACACAAACCTATGAACCTCAACTCGAATTATTTCATTTGTGTCTCTGTGCTGTGTACAATTTTTCTCCAAGGGTTGTCATAGCATACAAAGGACATGGTATCCCGTGGTCTGAAAGATTGATATGACGCTATGGGACTTGAAGGCATCGCGTAGTTCAAAGCAGTCGTGATCTTGCGACTTCACAATTTTCTTTGCAAGGGTAATAagtggaaatttttttttggggacgTTAGCTAAAGGCCAGAAGTCGAACCCAGTACCCGGTAAATTCTAATATCTAAACTGgaatcaaaaccaaatttcTATAGAACATGTTTGCCAAGCCAAAACGAATTCTGTACCCAGTGAAGGGTGACAATAATTCTATTATATAAAATGGAATAAAACCAAAATGTAGAATTGACAAACCATCTGGAAAATTCCACAACTTTCTGAATTATAGTTACACAAATCTTCAAGTAATTCTTGGGTTAATCTTAAGATGAGTCCAAAAGACCTAATTATCTAATGGCCAACAAAACTATTGTTTCCTGCCCCTGCCTTTTTTGGTTGGCTGTGCATCCATCTGATCTTTCCCAGTAACTTCCGATGGATCAACTGCAAAAAGGAAacaagacaaaagaaaatgcaTGATTGTTAGTACAACTGATGCAAACAACATCAAGGTCAAAACTGGAAGATTCCAAAGATATCCATAGGACAAAAAATAGCAATTTCAAAGCAATGCTGCTTCAATCATGGTCTTGTATTTGAAGCCAGTTTCTAAGCTTCAACGCTACTTGTTCCTTTCAGTAAGGTGAGCAACCTTTCAAGGCTTTAAGGGCCATTTGAAAACAGGTGCCACCCTAGATCAGAGATCTTATTCCACAAAGAAAACATGACACTTGTTCAATTGAAGCACATAGCAGGCAATCCAACCTTTTCAGGTACTATAGTTCTAAGACCAAGTGAACAGGAAGGCAAAATAATTCACATACATGTTAATCATCAAAAAAGATAATTTGATATACCTTCAGGACCCCTGGCCATCAAGGTGAAGAATATGTTGTTCAGTTTCTCCATCTTCTTAGCATCCTGCGCCTGATCTGTCTTAAATTTCAGACACTGCAAAACCAAAAGAATCGATCGAATGAGTAAATCATGTGCAATGGTTTTCTTGTATCTAGAAATTTGAATTCATAGATAATATCCTAAGCACTTAAGTCATCATAACCACTGATATGCATTAAATCCCAATATCAGTATGCAGAGTACTGACAATAATGTAAATGATATGCAATGTCAtgcaaatatttttttattgacaATAATGTAAATGATATGCAATCCAGGTTTCCAAGGCAAGTGCAGGAGATACGGGGATTTAAATAGCCTGCATTCTACATCTAAGCAAAACATTGTGGAGTTCCAAAAGTGCACGAACACAATGGCACTGATATCAAATTTCAGTATAGTTGGTTTCTGGTTGCAGAATTCTTTTCAAAGCACCAACTTACCATCAATTCCTCAATGGGAACCCTTGTAAGCGATTCTGACTCAAATACTAACTTTCCCAAAGTTGACACGTGAAGGATTATTGAAGAGTTAACGCATGCAGCAAGTTAAGTACAAGCGCACATATTGAGAGGAACATATGAAAACTCATACAATGTTAGTCTAAAAGTATAATGCTAACCATATATTTTTCTGTAACTGAtattcttttacttaatttccTATAATTCAACGCGTTACAAAGCTAACTTAAGTACCCAAACAAGGACTAGTGTTGGACTAATTGCATCAACCATAAGCCTCAAAACAGAAAATAGCTATCCAAACAGAAAACATTAACCTAAAGTCCTAACCTAATATCAAAGGCAGCTTCAAACTCTGCAAGTTCAATCTCAATAATATAGTCtaaattctctaaaaaaaaaaaaaaaaaaaaaaatccattcaCAAAGCTAAATCAAGAGTCTCAGGCAATGCAGCCACACGTAACCAGTTGTACCTCTTTATTATCGGTGACTTTGAGAACCAGCTTTCCATCGCAATGCCGGTACTTCATCACATATCGAGTCTGCAAGCAACAAACAGATCAACACAATCATTAGCAAAACAACGGTTAAATTTAAAGACCAAAGGCAAACTAACTATCTAACAGCATCTAGTTCACTAATATGCCCAATTCAACTAACTATTTGCTCGGTCTCGGTCTTGATTTTAAAGCCCAGACATTGAAtcaaagacacacacacacaatcaaGAACACTAGGCAATTTCAATCCTCCTCTTCAATTTCCTAAGCAACCAAATCAGAAAGGAAACAAGAGGAGAAAATCGGACTACCGAATCAGGATCGTTGCGGAACAACTGCACGGATCGCTCGACGAATTCGTCCCAGGACGTAACGTACACCattgttagggtttttgattGAAGATCGTGGAGAGATCTATTCAGGGGGAGATGGGATATATGGGGTTTATTGCTTTTCAACGccaacaaatatatacgtgTCCACGTCGGTTGTGTTTATATTATATTAGAGACCTTCCAGCATAAGGGAAAGGGGCACCTAATTTGTCCCACCTCGGTTTTCTTATCTGGGCCTCCCTTAATCAAGACCCGTTTCTTAAGGACGCTTATGGGTCATGGGTACCCGCTAGTTGTTTTAGTTTTGGAAAAAGATATAGCCTAAACGTGACGTGAGTCATGTTTGGATGTCACAAGCGGGAGTGTTGCAGTTAGCCTAGTTTTAGGTTTGGGTAGTCCAAACAAGAATATGTTTGGACAACAACTTGGttcgtttttatttatttattgtttaaggatatctctatttgtgtttggtccaaactctaggttacttgacctagtggtaatagggttaaattagaaggatctagattcctattcaatgtacgattactttccttgtacgattgagattctatgtattgtaatcctctatatatagaggcccctattatcaatgagaatacacagcaaattcctcccaaattcagtttctctaaaacacgttatcagcacgagccctaaccctgaaaccctatattcgtagccttcaaatcccagaaacctccgcAGCCCACCTtcaagatctcaactccaggagtccagaaccggaggccccacccccagaaccggccggtaaaccaccgaaccggctaCCGGAAGTATCGAAAGTCCTTCTGCCCGATTCGATACCTTCCTCCCTGTCAACTGCCGCCAAAATTCACCAGCAGCTGCAGCAGCACCTCAATTCACCGGAGACAAAAATTCATGATCGGAACCGGCCTAGAACCACGTGAACCGGCAGCCTGAACCACCGGAGCCGCTGAACCGCCGCCTACATCCCTTATCTGTGCTTCAGTCAACCGAACCCACGTTCGGTCAACCCTAGGCCCAGCTGCGATCAGCCCAAGCCCACCTGCAGCCCAAGTCCGCCAGCAGGCCCAGCGAAGCCCACGTGCAAGCCAAGCCGCATAGCCGCCAAGCCGCAAGCCGCTGAGCCGCAAGCCGCCAAGCCAAGaaacttgccacgtcagcaaaccaCGCAGGCATCCAGTCAGCAGCCACGTCAGCCATCTGTGCCATGTCAGCAGGCCGGTCAACAacagtcaacgccggtcaaccctccggtcaaccaccgccggcaacttttccggccgacttccggcgacttttccggccaacttccggtgacttttccggccaacttccggtgacttttccggccaactttcggtCACTTTTCCGGCcagctacagtaactccggCAGCTACAGTGCTTTCCCGGTCGCTACAGTAATTTTCCGACGGCGACttttccgaccatcttttaaggtaatttttataaaagttcccgttttgaagtttttttttttttttttttttcaatttcttcttctttttctcggggacttccaacatcccttcttctacccccctttcttcttcataggggagaccaatagccgaactgtgggggttcgtgctcactccaagcttggagcttgtagagtcctccaaacttagagtttgttgagaagaaaacgatcgaccacatacatcgttgtttcgatctaatccaaaaacccctcttggaatcggattttcttagaagcgactacgctcagaaaatctctaatttcttggaagcgactacgctcagaaatttaatagtttttcgtggtagccctttcgctccgaaactaaccctaatcttgtgttgtttttcaggatgagtaacctgaacaagttgaacttcgttccactagaaacaactggcgcaggataccataggtgggtccgagatgtgcgccaacatcttaaggctgatggacttctgggagccatccaagagcctggtcagaacgtgctctccattgagcaagctactgcttttgaagcaaaacaagctaaggccataattctcatgacaaggcacatgaatgacgcgctccaaaatgaatacctcaatgaggaagacccaagaaagctatgggtagaactagagcagcgatttggcaacgttcgtgactccctgcttcctgatttagaagtgcgatggcatagcctctgcttttgtgatttcaagtctgtgcttgattataactcggaagctcttcgtatcaagtctctgatggagttttgtggccaagctaTAACTGATacaatgttgatcgagaagactctctctaccttccccgtctctgcactgatgatttcaaagaattatcggattgatgtaaatgcaagacgtatcacaaggtttcatgagctcattggcgccatgaacgtagctgaaaagcacgacaatatccttgtgaagaactataatgctagacccgtgggaactaagcctattccggagtctaactatagtcgcgcccctaatggaggacgtaaggagcgaaaccctaaggatagggacaattctggacgttcaggtccatatattcgccctaaagaggaaggaaatcgccaagagaggcgtgcacggaaccgtagaggtcaacgtgtgaagagagagagaggcggagcctccaaCCATGGTAGTAACGCCACCAAAAGGATAGGTCGTTCAAAttgcgccccaatggcgcctcgatcaagggagcctgaccatgatgatgtttgttttcgatgtggatcaactgaacattgggccaaatcatgtaccgcaccccagaatgttgcaaacgcatacaagacgtatcgtgaagcaagggaagcgaattacatggcacaagaagatcaagatggcgatctagatctaagggtggaagactacaaggatcaagacccagaaactggcgattttgattaagtctttttattttccaagagttgtaggcgattgccatattactttttattggattagattttctttgatcatagaaacaatgatgtattccgttggcttatgaataaaatttcgagttcttttcattatgactcaattttgattctgagcatatgactttgtgactacgatggctgggccatcagtattaattcaaggacatggaatagcccaagttccacttgccaaatggcaccttgattacagttgtcac
Coding sequences:
- the LOC112173276 gene encoding signal recognition particle 9 kDa protein, with amino-acid sequence MVYVTSWDEFVERSVQLFRNDPDSTRYVMKYRHCDGKLVLKVTDNKECLKFKTDQAQDAKKMEKLNNIFFTLMARGPEVDPSEVTGKDQMDAQPTKKGRGRKQ